One window from the genome of Helicobacter pylori encodes:
- a CDS encoding 5-formyltetrahydrofolate cyclo-ligase, with translation MFRDFCKERLKRAKAKDKAVRDKLACKLLFWKLKDYQNILLYSPLGHELDIRPLILKLRQKNKRVWLPKSIKKGTHFSKEGFTIAPFRLPLRRLGWFDEPSLSRYYKQELDCIVVPILGMDTSFRRVGFGLGMYDRSLPQLFKRRLKRPLIVFVSRELAIANGVLTDAYDIEADLYMNARIVMKNNRRKHYEQRVNLHFIRSLSSVFDYRSSHVLCDEKDLLR, from the coding sequence ATTTTTAGAGATTTTTGTAAAGAACGCTTGAAAAGGGCTAAAGCAAAAGATAAAGCAGTTAGGGATAAACTGGCTTGCAAGCTTTTGTTTTGGAAACTCAAAGATTATCAAAATATTTTATTGTATAGCCCATTAGGGCATGAGCTTGACATCAGGCCTTTGATTTTGAAGTTAAGACAAAAAAATAAGCGCGTGTGGTTGCCTAAAAGCATCAAAAAAGGCACTCATTTTTCTAAAGAGGGTTTTACTATCGCACCCTTTAGGTTGCCCTTAAGGCGTTTGGGGTGGTTTGATGAGCCGAGTTTGTCGCGCTATTATAAGCAAGAATTAGATTGTATTGTCGTGCCGATTTTAGGAATGGATACAAGCTTTAGGCGCGTGGGTTTTGGACTAGGCATGTATGATAGGAGTTTGCCCCAATTATTCAAAAGGCGGCTAAAACGCCCCTTAATCGTGTTTGTGAGTAGGGAGTTAGCGATAGCTAATGGTGTTCTTACAGACGCCTATGACATTGAAGCGGATCTTTACATGAATGCTCGTATCGTTATGAAGAATAATAGAAGGAAACATTATGAGCAGCGGGTTAATTTACATTTCATTAGAAGTCTTAGTAGCGTGTTTGATTACCGCTCTAGTCATGTATTATGTGATGAAAAAGATCTATTACGCTAG
- the ftsY gene encoding signal recognition particle-docking protein FtsY — translation MFNFFKKIVNKIKGEEVKEKKRQSVPKEELEEILIGFDIQYDLIESLLQHLGDLVTPKQLEVALLRFVRGESYYDKTRLKTITTKPLVHLIVGVNGAGKTTTIAKLAKLSLKQHKKALLGAGDTFRAAAVKQLQLWGEKLNIQVISTKEGSDPSSLAYNTIESAIAKNIDEVFIDTAGRLHNQTNLKNELSKIARTCSKVLKDAPFYKFLILDGTQGSSGLTQAKIFHETLALDGVIMTKLDGTSKGGAILSVLYELKLPILYLGMGEKEDDLIAFDEERFIEDLVDAVFVEQ, via the coding sequence ATGTTTAATTTTTTCAAAAAAATTGTCAATAAAATTAAGGGCGAAGAGGTTAAAGAAAAAAAGCGCCAAAGCGTTCCTAAAGAGGAATTAGAAGAAATTTTGATTGGCTTTGATATCCAATACGATTTGATAGAGAGCTTGTTACAGCATTTAGGCGATTTGGTTACGCCCAAGCAATTAGAAGTCGCTTTGTTGCGTTTTGTGCGTGGGGAAAGCTATTATGATAAAACCCGCCTAAAGACTATCACCACAAAACCCTTAGTGCATTTGATCGTGGGGGTTAATGGGGCGGGTAAAACCACAACGATCGCTAAATTAGCCAAGCTTTCTTTAAAACAGCATAAAAAAGCGCTTTTAGGAGCCGGCGATACCTTTAGAGCGGCTGCAGTCAAACAGCTGCAATTATGGGGCGAAAAGCTTAACATTCAAGTCATTAGCACTAAAGAAGGGAGCGATCCAAGCTCTCTAGCTTATAACACCATAGAAAGTGCGATCGCTAAAAATATAGATGAAGTTTTTATAGACACCGCCGGGAGGCTACACAACCAGACCAATCTTAAAAACGAGCTTTCTAAAATCGCGCGCACCTGCTCTAAAGTTTTAAAAGACGCCCCCTTTTATAAATTCCTTATTTTAGACGGCACGCAAGGGAGTTCTGGGCTAACGCAAGCCAAAATTTTCCATGAGACTTTGGCGCTAGATGGCGTGATTATGACTAAGCTTGATGGCACTTCTAAAGGCGGAGCGATTTTAAGCGTGCTGTATGAGTTGAAATTACCCATTCTTTATTTAGGAATGGGCGAAAAAGAAGACGATTTGATCGCTTTTGATGAAGAACGCTTTATAGAAGATTTGGTTGATGCGGTGTTTGTGGAACAATAA
- a CDS encoding YkgJ family cysteine cluster protein: MKGSQEKLDRFPCTSCGLCCKNITGIIELIGFDAGNGVCKFLDLETNLCKIYESRPLICRIDEAHKKLYSHIPLKEFYAKNAEVCNALQEANHMDASFRVILNQ, from the coding sequence ATGAAAGGATCACAAGAAAAGCTTGATCGTTTCCCTTGCACCTCTTGTGGGCTTTGCTGTAAAAATATCACCGGGATTATTGAGCTTATTGGGTTTGATGCTGGCAATGGGGTGTGCAAGTTTTTGGATTTAGAAACCAATCTGTGCAAGATTTATGAATCACGCCCGTTAATTTGCAGGATTGATGAAGCACACAAAAAACTTTATTCCCATATCCCACTGAAGGAGTTTTATGCCAAAAACGCAGAGGTTTGTAACGCTTTACAAGAAGCAAACCACATGGATGCAAGTTTTAGGGTTATTCTTAATCAATAA
- the moaA gene encoding GTP 3',8-cyclase MoaA, with translation MLVDSFNRVIDYIRVSVTKQCNFRCQYCMPATPLNFFDDEELLPLDDVLEFLKIAIDEGVKKIRITGGEPLLRKGLDEFIAKLHAYNKEVALVLSTNGFLLKKMAKGLKDAGLSRVNVSLDSLKSDRVLKISQKDALKNALEGIEESLKVGLKLKLNTVVIKSVNDDEILELLEYAKNRRIQIRYIEFMENTHAKDLVKGLKEREILDLIAQKYKIIETENPKKGSSKIYMLENGYQFGIIAPHSDDFCQSCNRIRLASDGKICPCLYYQDAIDAKEAIINKDTKMMKRLLKQSVINKPEKNMWNDKNSETPTRAFYYTGG, from the coding sequence GTGTTAGTAGATAGTTTTAATAGGGTTATTGATTATATTAGGGTGTCTGTAACCAAACAATGCAATTTCAGGTGTCAGTATTGCATGCCTGCTACGCCATTAAATTTTTTTGATGATGAAGAATTATTGCCTTTGGATGATGTTTTAGAATTTCTTAAAATCGCCATTGATGAAGGCGTTAAAAAAATTAGAATCACGGGTGGGGAGCCATTGTTACGCAAGGGTTTAGACGAATTTATCGCTAAATTGCACGCTTACAATAAGGAAGTGGCGTTAGTTTTAAGCACTAATGGTTTTTTACTCAAAAAAATGGCTAAGGGTTTAAAAGATGCCGGGTTATCACGGGTGAATGTTTCATTAGATTCTTTAAAAAGCGATAGGGTCTTAAAAATCTCTCAAAAAGACGCCCTTAAAAATGCGCTAGAAGGGATTGAAGAGTCCTTAAAAGTGGGTTTAAAACTCAAATTAAATACGGTTGTGATAAAAAGCGTTAATGATGATGAAATCTTAGAGCTTTTAGAATACGCGAAAAACAGGCGCATACAAATCCGCTACATTGAATTTATGGAAAATACGCATGCTAAGGATTTGGTTAAAGGCTTGAAAGAGCGAGAAATTTTAGATTTGATCGCTCAAAAATACAAAATCATTGAAACAGAAAACCCTAAAAAAGGGTCTTCTAAAATCTACATGCTAGAAAATGGCTATCAATTTGGCATTATCGCTCCGCATAGCGATGATTTTTGCCAATCTTGCAATCGTATCCGTTTGGCTTCTGATGGCAAGATTTGCCCATGTTTATACTATCAAGACGCCATAGACGCTAAAGAAGCGATCATCAATAAAGATACAAAAATGATGAAAAGGCTTTTAAAACAATCTGTCATCAATAAACCAGAAAAAAACATGTGGAATGATAAAAACAGCGAAACTCCCACAAGGGCGTTTTACTACACAGGGGGGTAG
- the mobA gene encoding molybdenum cofactor guanylyltransferase MobA, protein MKNPIIDNIPCVLLAGGKSSRFTINNIQINKALMPFESYSSLLEYQYSRLLKLFKQVIISTKKSYELNAPYLLERESGLFSPLFGIHNAFLMLQTPYIFFIPIDTPLVSFESIKTLCGIQNFSVIYAKSPTKEHYLISLWHQNTLNALFYALKTQNYRLSDLVKNTSSVAINFDQEEEFLNLNTLKDYELAVQILKKRANG, encoded by the coding sequence TTGAAAAACCCTATCATTGATAACATTCCTTGCGTTTTATTAGCTGGGGGCAAAAGCTCTCGTTTTACCATCAATAATATTCAAATCAATAAGGCTCTCATGCCTTTTGAGTCGTATTCTAGCCTTTTAGAATACCAATACTCGCGCCTTTTAAAACTTTTCAAACAAGTCATTATCAGCACTAAGAAATCGTATGAATTAAACGCTCCCTATCTTTTAGAAAGAGAAAGCGGTCTTTTTTCACCCCTTTTTGGCATTCATAACGCTTTTTTAATGCTACAAACCCCTTATATTTTTTTTATCCCTATAGATACGCCTTTAGTGTCCTTTGAGAGCATTAAAACTCTTTGTGGGATTCAAAACTTTAGCGTAATCTATGCTAAAAGCCCTACAAAAGAACATTATTTAATTTCTCTGTGGCATCAAAATACCCTTAACGCTCTTTTTTACGCTCTTAAAACACAAAATTATCGCCTTAGCGATCTTGTGAAAAATACCTCTTCTGTCGCTATCAATTTTGATCAAGAAGAAGAATTTTTAAACCTAAACACCCTAAAAGACTATGAATTAGCCGTTCAAATTTTAAAAAAGAGGGCCAATGGCTGA
- the flhB gene encoding flagellar biosynthesis protein FlhB: protein MAEEEKTELPSAKKIQKAREEGNVPKSMEVVGVLGLLAGLMSIFVFFIWWVDGFSEMYRHVLKDFSLDFSKESVQELFNQLAKDTFLLLLPILIILMVVAFLSNVLQFGWLFAPKVIEPKFSKINPINGVKNLFSLKKLLDGSLITLKVFLAFFLGFFIFSLFLGELNHAALLNLQGQLLWFKSKALLLISSLLFLFFVLAFVDLVIKRRQYTNSLKMTKQEVKDEYKQQEGNPEIKAKIRQMMVKNATNKMMQEIPKANVVVTNPTHYAVALQFDEEHPVPVVVAKGTDYLAIRIKGIAREHDIEIIENKTLARELYRDVKLNAAIPEELFEAVAIVFAQVAKLEQERQKQKIIKPL, encoded by the coding sequence ATGGCTGAAGAAGAAAAGACCGAACTCCCTAGCGCGAAAAAAATCCAAAAAGCCAGAGAAGAAGGCAATGTGCCTAAGAGCATGGAAGTGGTGGGGGTTTTGGGGTTATTAGCCGGGCTAATGAGTATTTTTGTTTTTTTCATATGGTGGGTAGATGGCTTTAGCGAAATGTATCGCCATGTGTTGAAAGATTTTTCCCTAGATTTCAGTAAAGAAAGCGTTCAAGAGCTGTTTAACCAGCTGGCTAAAGACACTTTTTTATTGCTTTTACCGATTTTAATCATTTTAATGGTGGTGGCGTTTTTATCCAATGTCTTGCAATTTGGCTGGCTCTTTGCCCCTAAAGTCATTGAGCCTAAATTTTCTAAAATCAACCCTATCAATGGCGTCAAAAACCTTTTTTCTTTAAAAAAACTCCTTGATGGGAGTTTGATCACTTTAAAAGTTTTTTTAGCTTTTTTCCTGGGGTTTTTTATCTTTTCCTTATTTTTAGGGGAATTAAACCATGCGGCTCTTTTGAATTTGCAAGGCCAGTTGTTATGGTTTAAAAGCAAGGCGTTATTACTCATTTCTTCGCTTTTGTTTTTATTTTTTGTCTTGGCTTTTGTGGATTTAGTGATCAAACGCCGCCAATACACTAACTCTTTAAAAATGACTAAACAAGAAGTTAAAGACGAATACAAACAGCAAGAAGGGAACCCAGAAATCAAAGCCAAAATCCGCCAAATGATGGTAAAAAACGCCACGAATAAAATGATGCAAGAAATCCCTAAAGCCAATGTCGTGGTGACTAACCCTACCCATTATGCCGTCGCTCTTCAATTTGATGAAGAACACCCTGTGCCTGTGGTGGTGGCTAAAGGCACGGATTATTTAGCCATTAGGATTAAGGGAATCGCTAGAGAGCATGACATAGAAATTATAGAAAATAAAACGCTCGCTAGAGAGCTTTATAGGGATGTGAAATTAAACGCCGCCATACCAGAAGAATTGTTTGAAGCGGTAGCGATTGTCTTCGCTCAAGTGGCTAAATTAGAGCAAGAACGCCAAAAACAAAAGATCATTAAACCTCTTTAA
- a CDS encoding N-acetylmuramoyl-L-alanine amidase family protein: MLVRLGVVACLFWLHYAYATTLKITNIVPFGSSSVKMVFNQEVKKFKEVSLKNFKSYLELEAILTIPKKHYQFSKQSFITIAQFSPKLVRVVIGYAPKMTYEIKILKDKLYVSIVEKKPLIRHQMVLKPPKHHALKHTTPKPTPKPIKKEAKKSKETKEKTPTKHAHSKHVHSPLNERSAKKEIPKKEIPKKEIPKKEIPKKEIPKKEIPKKEIPKKEIPKKEAENESKNQIFIAEKNDTFIKTKRKKHKKIVLDAGHGGKDCGAMSANLVCEKDIVLEVVKFLHKELKKRGYSVLLTRDKDIYIDLVARTELANKKSADLFISVHANSIPKHSTSNAHGIETYFLSTARSERARKVAEQENKDDVNLMDYFSKSLLLNSLNTQRLIVSNKLAIDVQYGMLQSIRKNYPDVVDGGVREGPFWVLAGALMPSILIEIGYNSHAIESKRIQSKPYQKILAKGIADGIDSFFSKND, from the coding sequence GTGCTTGTGAGGTTAGGGGTTGTTGCTTGTCTTTTTTGGCTTCATTACGCTTACGCTACAACCCTTAAAATTACCAACATTGTGCCTTTTGGCTCTAGCAGCGTTAAAATGGTGTTCAATCAAGAGGTTAAAAAATTCAAAGAAGTTTCGCTCAAAAATTTTAAGAGTTATTTGGAATTAGAAGCCATTTTAACCATTCCTAAAAAGCATTACCAATTTTCCAAACAATCTTTTATCACGATCGCGCAATTCAGCCCTAAATTAGTGCGAGTGGTTATCGGCTATGCTCCTAAGATGACTTATGAGATTAAAATCCTTAAAGACAAGCTCTATGTTTCTATCGTGGAGAAAAAGCCCTTAATTAGGCATCAAATGGTGTTAAAACCACCCAAACACCATGCGCTCAAACACACAACGCCAAAACCCACCCCTAAGCCCATTAAAAAAGAGGCTAAAAAGTCTAAAGAGACCAAAGAAAAAACGCCAACTAAGCATGCGCACTCAAAACACGTGCACTCTCCATTGAACGAAAGGAGCGCTAAAAAAGAAATTCCTAAAAAAGAAATTCCTAAAAAAGAAATTCCTAAAAAAGAAATTCCTAAAAAAGAAATTCCTAAAAAAGAAATTCCTAAAAAAGAAATTCCTAAAAAAGAAATTCCTAAAAAAGAAGCGGAAAATGAGAGTAAGAACCAAATTTTTATAGCAGAAAAAAATGATACTTTCATCAAAACCAAACGCAAAAAACACAAAAAAATCGTTTTAGACGCTGGGCATGGGGGGAAAGATTGCGGGGCGATGAGCGCGAATTTGGTGTGTGAAAAAGACATTGTTTTAGAAGTGGTGAAGTTTTTACACAAAGAGCTTAAAAAAAGAGGCTATAGCGTTTTATTGACAAGGGATAAGGACATTTATATTGATTTAGTGGCTCGCACGGAATTAGCCAATAAAAAAAGCGCGGATTTATTCATCTCAGTGCATGCCAATTCCATCCCCAAGCATTCCACCTCTAACGCTCATGGTATAGAGACTTATTTTTTATCCACCGCAAGGAGTGAAAGGGCTAGGAAAGTGGCTGAGCAAGAAAATAAAGACGATGTGAATTTAATGGATTATTTTTCTAAAAGTTTGCTTTTAAATTCATTAAACACGCAGCGATTGATTGTTTCTAACAAACTGGCGATTGATGTGCAATACGGCATGCTCCAAAGTATCCGCAAAAATTACCCTGATGTGGTGGATGGGGGCGTGAGAGAGGGGCCTTTTTGGGTGTTAGCCGGGGCTTTAATGCCTTCAATCTTAATAGAAATTGGTTATAATTCCCATGCGATAGAATCTAAACGCATCCAAAGCAAACCGTATCAAAAGATCTTGGCTAAGGGTATTGCTGATGGCATTGATAGTTTCTTCAGCAAGAATGATTAG
- the fabX gene encoding decanoate oxidase/trans-2-decenoyl-[acyl-carrier protein] isomerase FabX, with product MVSTLKPLKIGKHTIKFPIFQGGMGVGISWDELAGNVAKEGALGVISAVGTGYYKNMRFVERIVAKKPFEALNFYSKKALNEIFANARKICGNKPLGANILYAINDYGRVLRDACEAGANIIITGAGLPTNMPEFAKDFSDVALIPIISSAKALKILCKRWSDRYKRIPDAFIVEGPLSGGHQGFKYEDCFKEEFRLENLVPKVVEASKEWGNIPIIAAGGIWDRKDIDTMLSLGASGVQMATRFLGTKECDAKVYADLLPTLKKEDILLIKSPVGYPARAINTGVIKRIEEGNAPKIACVSNCVAPCNRGEEAKKVGYCIADGLGRSYLGNREEGLYFTGANGYRVDKIISVHELIKELTEG from the coding sequence ATGGTATCAACACTCAAACCGCTAAAAATCGGTAAGCACACCATAAAATTCCCTATCTTTCAAGGGGGAATGGGTGTGGGGATTAGTTGGGATGAACTAGCTGGAAATGTTGCCAAAGAAGGGGCTTTAGGAGTGATTTCAGCCGTAGGGACTGGTTATTATAAAAACATGCGTTTTGTAGAAAGGATTGTGGCTAAAAAACCCTTTGAAGCCTTGAATTTTTACTCTAAAAAAGCGTTGAATGAGATTTTTGCAAACGCTAGGAAGATTTGCGGGAACAAACCTTTGGGAGCGAATATTTTATACGCTATCAATGACTACGGCCGTGTTTTAAGGGACGCTTGTGAAGCGGGAGCGAATATCATTATAACAGGGGCTGGTTTGCCCACTAACATGCCTGAATTCGCTAAGGATTTTAGCGATGTGGCGCTCATCCCTATCATTTCTTCAGCGAAGGCTTTAAAAATCCTTTGTAAAAGATGGAGCGATCGCTATAAAAGAATCCCGGACGCATTCATTGTGGAGGGGCCTTTGAGTGGGGGGCATCAGGGCTTTAAATACGAAGATTGTTTCAAAGAAGAATTCCGATTAGAAAACTTAGTGCCTAAAGTCGTGGAAGCTTCTAAGGAATGGGGGAATATCCCTATCATCGCTGCTGGGGGGATTTGGGATAGGAAGGATATAGACACCATGCTAAGTCTTGGAGCGAGTGGGGTGCAAATGGCGACTCGTTTTTTAGGCACGAAAGAATGCGACGCTAAAGTGTATGCCGATCTTTTGCCCACGCTCAAAAAAGAAGATATTTTGCTCATTAAATCGCCTGTAGGCTATCCGGCTAGGGCTATCAATACCGGAGTGATCAAACGCATTGAAGAGGGGAATGCGCCCAAAATCGCATGCGTGAGCAATTGTGTAGCTCCTTGTAACAGGGGTGAAGAGGCTAAAAAGGTGGGCTATTGCATCGCTGATGGCTTGGGGCGCAGTTATTTAGGAAACAGAGAAGAGGGGCTTTATTTTACCGGGGCTAACGGCTATAGAGTGGATAAGATTATCAGCGTGCATGAATTGATCAAAGAGCTTACAGAGGGTTAA
- the tyrS gene encoding tyrosine--tRNA ligase translates to MEQKIAIALKEIKRGANEIIGLEYIEKLVRKYYETNERFIVKAGFDPTAPDLHLGHTVLIQKLALLQQYGARVKFLIGDFTAMIGDPTGKNETRKPLNREQVLENAKTYEEQIYKILDQQHTEVCFNSTWLDALGAKGMIELCAKFSVARMLERDDFTKRYKENRPISIVEFLYPLLQGYDSVAMDADIELGGNDQKFNLLVGRFLQRAYGLNKEQSVITMPLLEGLDGVQKMSKSLGNYVGITEEPNAMFGKIMSVSDDLMWRYYTLLSAKTLEEIEDLKHGILNQTLHPKAVKEDLASEIVARYYDNDQAFKAKEQFSKVFSANLLPEILSESDFDEGVGILDVLKQIGFCPSTSQARRDIQGGGVKINQEVVKNESYRFVKGNYVIQLGKKRFMKLNIN, encoded by the coding sequence ATGGAACAAAAAATCGCTATCGCCTTAAAAGAGATCAAAAGAGGCGCTAATGAAATCATTGGATTAGAATACATTGAAAAGCTGGTGAGGAAATATTACGAAACCAATGAACGCTTTATCGTTAAAGCCGGGTTTGATCCTACCGCTCCCGATTTGCATTTAGGGCATACGGTATTGATCCAAAAATTAGCTTTATTGCAACAATATGGGGCTAGGGTTAAGTTTTTGATTGGGGATTTTACCGCTATGATAGGCGATCCTACAGGGAAAAATGAAACGAGAAAACCCTTAAACCGGGAGCAAGTCTTAGAAAACGCTAAAACTTATGAAGAGCAAATCTATAAAATTTTAGATCAACAACACACCGAAGTGTGCTTTAATTCCACTTGGTTGGATGCTTTAGGCGCAAAGGGCATGATAGAATTGTGCGCGAAGTTTTCAGTCGCTAGAATGCTAGAAAGGGACGATTTCACTAAACGCTATAAAGAAAATCGCCCCATTAGCATCGTGGAATTTTTATACCCTTTGTTGCAAGGCTATGATTCAGTAGCGATGGATGCGGATATTGAGCTTGGGGGCAATGATCAAAAGTTTAATTTGCTGGTAGGGCGCTTTTTGCAACGGGCTTACGGCTTGAATAAAGAGCAGTCTGTCATTACCATGCCTTTATTGGAGGGGCTTGATGGGGTGCAAAAAATGAGTAAAAGCTTGGGGAATTATGTGGGGATCACTGAAGAGCCTAACGCGATGTTTGGGAAGATCATGAGCGTGAGCGATGATCTCATGTGGCGCTACTACACCCTTTTGAGCGCTAAGACTTTAGAAGAAATTGAAGACTTAAAACATGGTATTTTAAACCAAACCCTGCACCCTAAAGCCGTTAAAGAGGATCTCGCTAGTGAAATCGTGGCTCGTTATTACGACAACGATCAAGCATTCAAGGCTAAAGAGCAATTTTCTAAAGTGTTTAGTGCAAACCTTTTGCCTGAAATTTTATCAGAGAGCGATTTTGATGAGGGAGTTGGGATTTTAGATGTTTTAAAACAGATTGGCTTTTGCCCATCCACTTCACAAGCCAGGCGTGATATTCAAGGGGGAGGGGTAAAGATTAATCAAGAAGTGGTAAAAAATGAGAGTTATCGTTTTGTTAAAGGAAATTATGTTATACAGCTTGGTAAGAAAAGATTTATGAAATTAAATATTAACTAA
- a CDS encoding RelA/SpoT family protein, which yields MNEIDKSVDIGFLRILDVIKKVTTPKGGIEILRTLIDSTPKIENALNLATKSHKGQYRKSGEPYIVHPICVASLVAFCGGDEAMVCAALLHDVVEDTPCEIETIEREFGQDVANLVDALTKITEIRKEELGVSSQDPRMVVSALTFRKILISAIQDPRALVVKISDRLHNMLTLDALPHDKQVRISKETLAVYAPIASRLGMSSIKNELEDKSFYYIYPEEYKNIKEYLHKNKQSLLLKLNAFASKLEKKLFDSGFSHSDFKLVTRVKRPYSIYLKMQRKGAVNIDEILDLLAIRILLKNPIDCYKVLGIIHLNFKPIVSRFKDYIALPKENGYKTIHTTIFDESSVYEVQIRTFDMHMGAEYGNSAHWKYKAGGVDNEDHHEGMRWLQNFKYHDSDLKNDPKEFYELAKNDLYREDIVVFSPHGDTYTLPVGAIALDFAYMVHSDLGDKATDAYINSKKALLNQELRSGDVVKIIKGDKIIPRFIWMDQLKTSKAKNHLRIQRRNRLKEIDTKSMINILATFFGRSVFEDVDLKDYKNFEEKLTDCGVETTLTEAMKSFENLAKLTEEIENKVFSLKEDAILEYQEMSLWTRGLRYLGFKTNVLNFLTPNRQWQCKELEHFSVCSSNALEIKQVLLNDCCYPKYGDEIIAIVTDLKDPKAVAHHKFCKKAIAEVDAKAPMVYIEWHKRDRTIYKMMFYLGEKKSVLAGLLTFLNRNECNIVGVSYLGYKDKYSSHCEVSFEIATDKADWIRALINRKYQDRIVELSSLDDAYES from the coding sequence ATGAACGAAATTGACAAATCCGTTGATATCGGATTCTTACGGATTCTTGATGTTATTAAAAAAGTTACGACCCCAAAGGGTGGCATTGAAATCTTAAGGACTTTAATTGATTCCACGCCCAAAATTGAAAACGCCCTAAATCTAGCGACCAAAAGCCATAAGGGGCAATACAGAAAAAGCGGCGAGCCTTATATTGTCCATCCTATTTGTGTGGCAAGCTTGGTAGCGTTTTGTGGGGGCGATGAGGCGATGGTGTGCGCTGCGCTTTTGCATGATGTGGTAGAAGACACGCCTTGTGAGATTGAAACGATTGAGCGAGAATTTGGGCAAGATGTGGCCAATTTAGTGGATGCGCTCACTAAAATCACTGAAATCAGGAAAGAAGAATTAGGCGTGAGTTCTCAAGATCCCAGAATGGTGGTTTCAGCTCTCACTTTTAGAAAGATCCTTATTAGCGCGATACAAGATCCAAGAGCCTTAGTGGTAAAGATTAGCGACAGGTTGCACAACATGCTCACCTTAGACGCCTTGCCTCATGACAAGCAAGTGCGTATTTCTAAAGAAACTCTAGCGGTGTATGCCCCCATAGCGAGCCGATTGGGCATGTCTTCAATCAAAAATGAATTAGAAGACAAGAGCTTTTATTATATTTATCCAGAAGAGTATAAAAATATCAAGGAATATTTGCACAAAAACAAGCAGTCTTTGCTCTTAAAACTCAACGCTTTTGCGAGCAAGTTAGAAAAAAAACTTTTTGATAGCGGGTTTAGCCATTCGGATTTCAAACTCGTTACAAGGGTGAAGCGCCCTTATTCTATTTATCTTAAGATGCAACGAAAGGGCGCGGTTAATATTGATGAAATTTTGGACTTGTTAGCCATTAGGATTTTATTGAAAAACCCGATTGATTGCTATAAAGTTTTAGGGATCATCCATTTGAATTTCAAACCCATTGTCTCTCGTTTTAAAGATTACATCGCTTTACCCAAAGAAAATGGCTATAAGACGATACACACGACCATTTTTGATGAATCTTCTGTTTATGAAGTGCAGATCCGCACCTTTGATATGCATATGGGGGCGGAGTATGGTAATTCAGCCCACTGGAAGTATAAGGCTGGGGGCGTGGATAATGAAGATCACCATGAGGGCATGAGGTGGTTGCAAAATTTTAAATACCATGACAGCGATTTGAAAAACGACCCTAAGGAATTTTACGAACTCGCTAAGAACGATTTGTATCGTGAAGATATTGTCGTTTTTTCGCCTCATGGGGACACTTACACCTTACCGGTAGGTGCGATCGCTTTAGATTTCGCTTACATGGTGCATAGTGATTTGGGCGATAAAGCCACGGACGCTTATATCAATAGTAAAAAAGCCTTACTTAATCAGGAATTAAGAAGCGGAGATGTGGTTAAAATCATTAAAGGCGATAAAATAATACCTCGTTTCATTTGGATGGATCAGCTTAAAACTTCTAAGGCTAAAAACCATTTGCGCATCCAAAGAAGAAACCGCTTGAAAGAGATTGACACTAAAAGCATGATTAATATTTTAGCGACTTTTTTTGGGCGTTCTGTTTTTGAAGATGTGGATTTGAAAGATTATAAAAACTTTGAAGAAAAATTAACAGATTGTGGGGTGGAGACCACTTTAACAGAAGCGATGAAAAGCTTTGAGAATTTAGCCAAACTCACTGAAGAAATTGAAAATAAAGTATTTTCTTTAAAAGAAGATGCGATTTTAGAATACCAAGAGATGAGTTTATGGACTCGAGGTTTAAGGTATTTGGGTTTTAAAACCAATGTTTTGAATTTTTTAACCCCAAACCGGCAATGGCAGTGCAAGGAATTAGAACATTTCAGCGTTTGTTCAAGCAACGCTTTAGAAATCAAACAGGTGTTGTTGAATGATTGTTGTTACCCTAAATATGGCGATGAAATCATTGCGATTGTAACGGATTTAAAAGATCCAAAGGCGGTTGCACACCATAAATTTTGCAAAAAAGCGATAGCGGAAGTGGACGCTAAAGCGCCTATGGTTTATATAGAATGGCACAAGCGCGATCGAACGATTTATAAAATGATGTTTTATTTAGGCGAAAAAAAGTCGGTTTTAGCGGGTTTGTTAACTTTTTTAAACAGGAATGAATGCAACATTGTGGGCGTGTCTTACTTGGGCTATAAAGACAAGTATTCTAGCCATTGTGAAGTGAGTTTTGAAATAGCCACGGATAAGGCGGATTGGATCAGAGCCTTAATCAATCGCAAATATCAGGATAGGATTGTAGAATTATCCAGTCTAGATGACGCTTATGAGTCATAA